From the Sphingobium sp. RAC03 genome, the window CCCGGTCAGCGCCGACAGGATCGCCACATCATCGCGCCGCGCCGCCGTTTCGCGCGCCAGCACAGCGGCGTCGGCATCCAACAAATCAAGCTTGTTCCACGCCTCGATAATCAGTGGCGCGGGCGGTTCACCCTCCGCCCGCTCCAGCGCAGCTTCGCCTGCGACGCCCAGTTCACCCAAGACATCCAGCACATCATCGCGCTGCGCATCGCTGTCCGGATGGGCAATGTCGCGAACATGCACGATCAAGTCGGCCGACAACACTTCTTCCAGCGTGGCGCGAAACGCCGCGATCAACTGGGTCGGTAGGTCGGAGACGAAGCCCACCGTGTCGGACAGGATCGCCTTGTCGAGGCCCGGCAGCGCGATCTGGCGCATGGTCGGATCAAGCGTCGCGAACAGCAAGTCCTGCGCCATGACGTCAGCGCCGGTCATGCGATTGAACAGCGTCGATTTGCCTGCATTCGTATAGCCCACCAGCGCAATCACCGGCCAAGGTGCGCGCTGCCGCCGGGCGCGATGCAGCCCGCGCGTGCGCGTGACTTGATCGAGTTCCTTGCGGATCTTCGCCATGCGATCGCGGATCATGCGCCGATCCGCCTCGATCTGGGTTTCGCCCGGACCGCCCAGAAAGCCGAAGCCGCCGCGCTGCCGCTCCAAATGGGTCCAGCTGCGCACCAGGCGCCCGGCCTGATAATCGAGATGCGCCAGCTCGACCTGCAGCCGCCCTTCATTGGTCGCGGCGCGTTCGCCAAAGATTTCCAGGATCAGCCCGGTTCGGTCGATGACCTTGGCCTCGCACGCCTTTTCGAGGTTGCTCTGCTGCACGGGAGACAGGCTATTATCGACGATGATGAGGTCGGCCTCTTCCTGCCGCGCCAGTGTAGCGATCTGATCGACCTGACCGCTGCCGAACAAGGTGGCGGGCTTGCGATCCCGCACCCGAAACGCCTGCGCCGCACGCACATCGATCCCGATCGCT encodes:
- the hflX gene encoding GTPase HflX; the encoded protein is MAIFNRDSEDEVARGARAVVVHAETHGGDRRDSDARLEEARGLALAIGIDVRAAQAFRVRDRKPATLFGSGQVDQIATLARQEEADLIIVDNSLSPVQQSNLEKACEAKVIDRTGLILEIFGERAATNEGRLQVELAHLDYQAGRLVRSWTHLERQRGGFGFLGGPGETQIEADRRMIRDRMAKIRKELDQVTRTRGLHRARRQRAPWPVIALVGYTNAGKSTLFNRMTGADVMAQDLLFATLDPTMRQIALPGLDKAILSDTVGFVSDLPTQLIAAFRATLEEVLSADLIVHVRDIAHPDSDAQRDDVLDVLGELGVAGEAALERAEGEPPAPLIIEAWNKLDLLDADAAVLARETAARRDDVAILSALTGEGVEQLQRMISDHMTTGAKVYGLRIPVSDGAAMAWLHEHGEVLSTDVEEEESRVEVRLSDAAFARFGKRGEA